From Chryseobacterium sp. IHB B 17019, one genomic window encodes:
- a CDS encoding pectinesterase family protein: protein MKTSTFIKNFKTLSIFSIVLLSLLSFKTNDKIIVVSKDGKGNFTTVQQAIDAVENSSSTRTKILIKAGVYKEKITIPETKGPILLEGENSENTIITYDDFASKKNPEGKDIGTTGSSTIFIYSNDFTARNISFENSSGKVGQAVAVLTSGDRIAFENCRFLGNQDTLYVKGVQDLTDKTKPSRNYFKNCYIEGTTDYIFGAGTAVFENCTVYSKESASYVTAASTPEESEYGFVFIQSKIIGDAKENSVYLGRPWRNFAKTVYIDCEMNSTIKPEGWHNWNKPDAEKTTFYAEFNSKGTGANAAKRVSWSHQLTKQERKKYTTDNILKGKDHWNAKKSLK from the coding sequence ATGAAAACTTCCACTTTTATTAAAAATTTTAAAACACTTTCAATTTTTTCGATTGTATTGTTAAGTCTTCTTTCTTTTAAAACCAATGATAAAATAATCGTGGTTTCAAAAGACGGAAAAGGCAACTTTACCACGGTACAACAAGCCATCGATGCCGTTGAAAATAGTTCCTCCACAAGAACAAAAATTTTAATTAAGGCTGGCGTTTACAAAGAAAAAATTACCATTCCCGAAACAAAAGGACCTATTTTGCTTGAAGGAGAAAATTCTGAAAACACAATTATCACTTACGATGATTTTGCTTCAAAAAAGAATCCGGAAGGAAAAGATATTGGAACAACAGGTTCTTCAACGATTTTTATTTATTCAAATGACTTTACGGCAAGAAATATTTCATTTGAAAACAGTTCAGGAAAAGTCGGACAAGCCGTTGCAGTCTTAACTTCAGGCGACAGAATCGCCTTTGAAAACTGTAGATTCTTAGGAAATCAGGATACTTTATATGTAAAAGGTGTTCAGGATTTAACAGACAAAACCAAACCTTCAAGAAATTACTTTAAAAACTGCTACATCGAAGGCACAACCGATTATATTTTCGGAGCCGGAACCGCTGTTTTTGAAAACTGCACGGTCTATTCTAAAGAAAGCGCAAGCTACGTCACAGCCGCTTCTACTCCAGAGGAAAGTGAGTACGGATTTGTTTTTATTCAATCTAAAATTATAGGGGATGCGAAAGAAAATTCAGTTTATCTAGGAAGACCGTGGAGAAATTTTGCAAAAACAGTTTACATCGATTGTGAAATGAATTCTACCATAAAACCGGAAGGATGGCACAATTGGAACAAACCCGATGCAGAAAAGACAACGTTTTACGCAGAATTTAATTCAAAAGGAACCGGAGCAAATGCTGCAAAAAGAGTTTCATGGTCGCATCAATTAACAAAACAAGAAAGAAAAAAATACACAACAGACAATATTCTCAAAGGAAAAGACCACTGGAACGCGAAAAAAAGTTTAAAATAA
- a CDS encoding RagB/SusD family nutrient uptake outer membrane protein: MKKTIIILSCILSLTTINSCSDYLDPENFSSVSEAQQFDSTSDTFTALVGVYSQLAGDDGYGQRLALIYPHSSDDFRTSGDYNCNDRRGISTFGACPTNTELNKPFLKLYSGIERANLCIKNIPLSPVYQTGSDADKKLMDRYLGEALTLRAQFYYELIRNWGDVPFQDKPSADYDNLYLPKTDRDVIYEKIIADLAQASALVPWRSEGSTTNARISKGFVKGLRARIALARAGYSLRRSPQQMAQGSNPQTYYQIAYDECKDIMNHAGEHSLNPSYEAVFRALHSNTQDATNEIIFCVGAFGGNARTDSKIGYYNGLKHDDNSNWKGGGGINALPIYFYEFTKYDLRRDMNVGIFKVNNANQAEIVNAISFTDSKYRKSWTNITGPSQNLAVDWPLLRFSDVLLMFAEADNEIHGAPSTEAINAVKLVRNRAYAGNLGQVGTIPTDKVGFFNYIVQERLLELGSEGIRKYDLIRWNLLDAKITETRQKLTAFASGTGQYANVPLNLYYKKSVYDPTKSAQQNVNDIDIFFTGGDKSQVFYMPSQDATPTGYTKIAWRAAVLPTYISDPVKGFAQYFQPNKKELLPIYSDIIQSNYNLTQDYGY, translated from the coding sequence ATGAAAAAGACAATAATTATATTAAGCTGCATCCTTTCGCTTACCACTATAAATTCATGTAGCGATTATCTGGATCCTGAAAACTTTTCCAGTGTTTCGGAAGCACAGCAATTCGACAGCACTTCAGACACTTTCACGGCATTGGTGGGTGTTTACAGCCAGTTGGCGGGCGATGACGGGTACGGACAGAGATTAGCTTTAATTTATCCTCATTCCAGCGACGATTTCAGAACGTCCGGAGACTACAATTGTAATGACAGAAGGGGAATCTCAACTTTCGGGGCCTGCCCTACCAATACAGAATTAAATAAACCTTTCTTAAAATTATACTCAGGAATCGAAAGAGCGAATCTTTGCATTAAAAACATTCCGCTTTCTCCTGTTTATCAGACAGGTTCCGATGCCGATAAAAAATTAATGGACCGCTATCTTGGTGAAGCATTAACATTAAGAGCTCAGTTTTACTATGAATTAATAAGAAACTGGGGCGATGTACCTTTTCAGGACAAGCCATCAGCGGATTACGACAATCTTTATCTTCCGAAAACCGATAGAGATGTTATTTATGAAAAAATCATTGCAGATTTGGCTCAGGCTTCAGCTTTAGTTCCGTGGAGATCAGAAGGAAGCACTACAAATGCTAGAATTTCAAAAGGTTTTGTTAAAGGTTTAAGAGCCAGAATCGCATTGGCGAGAGCGGGTTATTCTTTAAGGAGAAGTCCACAGCAGATGGCACAGGGTTCAAATCCACAAACCTATTATCAGATTGCTTACGATGAATGTAAAGACATCATGAACCACGCGGGAGAACACAGCTTAAATCCAAGCTACGAAGCAGTTTTCAGGGCTTTGCACAGCAACACGCAGGACGCGACAAACGAAATCATTTTCTGTGTGGGAGCTTTTGGAGGTAATGCAAGAACTGATAGTAAAATCGGTTATTACAACGGTTTAAAGCATGACGATAATTCCAACTGGAAAGGTGGTGGCGGTATCAACGCACTTCCAATTTACTTCTACGAGTTTACAAAATATGACTTGAGAAGAGACATGAACGTAGGAATTTTTAAAGTGAATAATGCCAATCAGGCGGAAATTGTAAATGCCATTTCTTTCACAGACTCAAAATACAGAAAATCCTGGACGAATATTACAGGACCTTCTCAAAACCTCGCTGTTGACTGGCCTTTGCTGCGCTTTTCAGATGTTTTGCTAATGTTCGCAGAAGCAGATAATGAAATTCACGGCGCACCTTCTACAGAAGCGATCAACGCGGTAAAACTTGTGAGAAACAGAGCTTACGCCGGAAATTTAGGTCAGGTGGGGACAATTCCTACAGATAAAGTGGGATTCTTCAATTATATTGTTCAGGAAAGATTATTGGAGCTGGGTTCTGAAGGAATCCGTAAATATGACCTGATCCGTTGGAATTTATTAGATGCAAAAATTACGGAAACAAGACAAAAACTGACAGCTTTTGCAAGCGGAACCGGACAATATGCAAACGTACCGTTGAATCTTTATTATAAAAAATCGGTTTATGATCCTACAAAATCTGCACAGCAAAATGTCAACGATATTGATATTTTCTTCACCGGTGGCGACAAATCTCAGGTATTTTACATGCCTTCTCAGGATGCAACACCGACAGGTTATACGAAAATTGCTTGGAGAGCAGCCGTTTTGCCTACATACATCAGTGATCCGGTAAAAGGTTTTGCACAATATTTTCAACCGAATAAGAAAGAATTGTTACCTATTTACAGTGACATCATTCAATCGAATTACAATCTTACACAAGATTACGGTTATTAG
- a CDS encoding SusC/RagA family TonB-linked outer membrane protein has translation MDKKVQSIKWLYLTFFLFPVLAMAQEKETQKDKETNIDEVVLVGYSKVSKKDVTNAVGSVKADEVKDMPVNSAAEAIQGRVAGVQIMASEGSPGADVEIKVRGGTSITQSNAPLYIVDGIQMDNALTVISPKEIESIEVLKDAASTSIYGSRGANGVVLITTRGGRKKAATTINYNGYTGVRKIMNTIPVLDPYQFVMYQYELYNKGGDLADQTTFNTRYGAFDELASKYGNIKQRDWQDELFGKEAFNFTHNLSLTGGSDKSAFSLTLNHVEEDGIMLNSGFRRSMANFKYDFDISKKLKVGINARYSRQLISGAGTSASGSQGTNRLRNAVRYQPFEGGSNVPIDDFDPNYSTLTNLVNPLILNDNEVKENRTNDLLLNGYLNYNITKDLTFRSVIGYVQRDNAVNQFWGTVTSDARANNNQPIVQLTRSQTRRITNTNTLNYTKKFGNHKLDLLIGEETVQTDGETSNTYTKWLPVSISPNEAFANIQSAIPPSGMIQDAPRTAALPPDRLFSLFGRANYIFANKYIVTASVRADASSIFRPGSNQWGTFPAVSVAWKIKEESFFKNKEWLEELKLRFGYGLAGNNRIPAFLYDTFFTTSTDFGYTFGSGVTPGATTGNTLANKNVTWEATVSKNLGLDFGLFNGRLYGSVDTYITDTKDLLILAKIPQTSGYEYQYQNSGKTQNKGIEVSLGGIIVNKENFTWKTDFNISANKNIIKSLGAGVSGGNDYYLVASGWVNNLYDFIAKVGNPVGTYYGYETEGRYEIGDFDFNPATQAYTLKAGVPNASAVANGSKPIQPGDLKLRDLNGDGQITTADQTELGSAQPKFYGGFNQTFRYRNWDMSLFFNFSVGNKVYNANKIEFTTQYLYRDNNMAAEVADRWRWFNDQGVKVTDPTALAALNANTTMWTPPQGNYILHSYAIEDGSFLRLNNVTIGYSLPKGSLEVLGIKNFRLYATVNNLFTITGYDGYDPEASTRRNPLTPGVDYAAYPRSRFILTGVDITF, from the coding sequence ATGGATAAAAAAGTACAATCAATAAAGTGGTTATATCTAACTTTCTTTTTATTTCCTGTCCTGGCAATGGCTCAAGAAAAGGAGACGCAAAAGGATAAAGAAACCAATATCGATGAAGTGGTTTTGGTAGGTTATTCCAAGGTTTCCAAAAAAGATGTTACCAATGCCGTTGGCTCAGTAAAGGCCGACGAAGTGAAAGATATGCCCGTAAACAGTGCTGCAGAAGCCATCCAGGGCAGAGTTGCGGGGGTGCAGATCATGGCAAGTGAAGGATCTCCCGGCGCTGATGTAGAAATTAAAGTAAGAGGGGGTACATCGATTACACAAAGTAACGCCCCACTCTATATCGTGGACGGAATCCAGATGGACAACGCACTTACTGTCATCTCACCCAAAGAAATTGAATCAATTGAAGTCTTAAAAGACGCCGCTTCCACTTCCATCTACGGATCGAGAGGGGCCAACGGTGTTGTTTTGATTACTACAAGAGGAGGCCGTAAAAAGGCTGCAACTACCATCAATTACAACGGCTATACCGGAGTAAGAAAAATCATGAATACCATTCCGGTGCTTGATCCTTACCAGTTTGTAATGTATCAGTATGAGCTTTACAATAAAGGAGGAGACTTGGCTGACCAGACAACATTCAACACGAGATATGGTGCGTTTGATGAACTGGCTTCAAAATATGGAAATATTAAGCAAAGAGATTGGCAGGATGAGCTTTTCGGAAAAGAAGCGTTCAATTTTACTCACAATTTAAGCTTAACGGGAGGCTCAGACAAATCTGCATTTTCATTGACTTTAAACCATGTGGAAGAAGACGGGATCATGCTTAATTCTGGCTTTAGAAGAAGCATGGCCAACTTTAAATATGATTTTGATATTTCTAAAAAATTAAAAGTCGGAATCAATGCGAGATACAGCCGCCAACTGATTTCCGGGGCGGGAACTTCCGCATCAGGTTCTCAGGGAACAAACAGACTGAGAAATGCGGTAAGGTATCAACCTTTTGAGGGAGGAAGCAATGTTCCGATCGATGATTTTGACCCGAATTACTCAACGTTAACCAATCTTGTTAATCCACTTATCCTAAATGATAACGAGGTAAAGGAAAACAGAACCAACGATTTATTATTAAATGGATATTTAAATTATAACATTACAAAAGATTTAACTTTCCGAAGTGTAATCGGTTACGTTCAAAGGGATAATGCCGTAAATCAGTTCTGGGGAACCGTTACAAGTGACGCGAGAGCCAACAACAATCAGCCGATTGTGCAGCTTACAAGGTCTCAAACAAGAAGAATTACCAATACCAATACTTTAAACTATACTAAGAAATTCGGGAATCATAAACTTGATTTATTAATTGGTGAAGAAACCGTACAGACGGACGGAGAAACTTCAAACACCTACACAAAATGGCTCCCCGTATCTATCAGTCCGAATGAAGCTTTCGCCAATATTCAGTCTGCAATTCCGCCATCAGGGATGATTCAGGATGCACCCCGAACGGCAGCATTACCACCGGACAGACTGTTTTCATTATTCGGTAGAGCCAATTATATTTTTGCCAACAAATATATTGTAACAGCTTCCGTAAGAGCGGATGCATCAAGTATTTTCAGACCGGGCAGCAACCAATGGGGAACTTTCCCGGCCGTTTCGGTAGCATGGAAAATCAAAGAAGAGAGTTTCTTTAAAAATAAAGAATGGCTGGAAGAGCTTAAGCTTCGTTTCGGATACGGTCTCGCAGGAAACAACAGAATTCCGGCTTTCCTGTATGATACATTTTTTACGACTTCTACAGATTTCGGATATACCTTCGGAAGCGGTGTAACGCCGGGAGCAACTACAGGAAACACACTGGCCAACAAAAATGTAACCTGGGAAGCTACAGTTTCTAAAAACTTAGGGCTGGATTTCGGGCTCTTCAACGGAAGATTATATGGAAGTGTGGATACCTACATCACTGATACAAAAGATTTGTTGATTTTAGCCAAGATCCCGCAAACATCAGGATATGAATATCAATATCAAAACTCAGGAAAAACGCAGAACAAAGGGATCGAAGTTTCACTGGGAGGTATTATCGTCAACAAAGAAAACTTCACATGGAAAACAGATTTCAACATATCAGCTAACAAAAATATCATCAAAAGCCTAGGAGCAGGAGTTTCCGGAGGTAACGATTATTACCTTGTAGCTTCGGGATGGGTAAACAATTTATATGATTTCATCGCTAAAGTCGGCAATCCGGTAGGAACTTATTACGGATACGAAACTGAGGGTAGATATGAAATCGGTGATTTTGATTTTAACCCCGCAACTCAGGCTTATACCTTAAAAGCAGGTGTTCCCAATGCAAGTGCTGTCGCGAATGGTTCAAAGCCAATCCAGCCGGGAGATCTTAAATTAAGAGATTTAAATGGTGACGGACAGATCACAACAGCCGATCAAACCGAACTAGGAAGCGCTCAGCCGAAATTCTACGGAGGTTTCAACCAGACTTTCAGATACAGAAACTGGGATATGAGCTTATTTTTCAATTTTTCTGTCGGAAATAAAGTTTACAATGCCAATAAAATCGAGTTTACCACTCAATATTTATACAGAGACAACAACATGGCTGCAGAAGTTGCAGACAGATGGAGATGGTTTAATGATCAGGGTGTAAAAGTAACAGATCCTACTGCCCTGGCTGCATTGAACGCCAATACAACCATGTGGACGCCTCCGCAAGGAAACTATATTCTTCATTCTTATGCCATTGAAGACGGATCTTTCTTAAGATTAAATAACGTAACAATAGGCTACAGCCTTCCAAAAGGTTCGTTAGAAGTGCTTGGTATCAAGAATTTCAGATTGTATGCAACCGTAAATAATTTATTTACCATCACCGGTTATGACGGTTACGATCCGGAAGCAAGTACGAGAAGAAATCCTTTGACTCCGGGAGTTGATTATGCTGCATACCCTAGAAGCAGATTTATTTTAACAGGTGTTGATATAACCTTTTAA
- the kduI gene encoding 5-dehydro-4-deoxy-D-glucuronate isomerase — MTQSEFRYAHHPEDAKKYTTEDLRREFLINDLFNEDKIKLVYTMYDRLIVGGIMPSTQALKLEPTDDLKAENFLDRRELGIINVGGAGKVTVDGEVYELANKEALYIGKGAKEVIFEKSGDAQPYFYINSAPAHHTYPTKKITKNEAEIVELGEEKYANKRTINKLIVNSVLETCQLQMGMTELHPGSVWNTMPSHTHTRRMEAYFYFDLEEGQTISHFLGQPQETRHIFMQNRQAVLSPEWSIHSGVGTSNYTFIWGMAGENMDYGDMDGIKTNELK; from the coding sequence ATGACACAGTCAGAATTTCGTTACGCCCATCATCCTGAAGATGCAAAAAAGTATACCACTGAAGATCTTAGGAGGGAGTTTCTAATCAATGATTTATTTAATGAAGATAAGATAAAGTTAGTCTATACTATGTATGACAGGCTAATTGTAGGAGGTATTATGCCTTCAACACAAGCTTTGAAACTAGAACCGACAGATGATTTGAAAGCCGAGAATTTTCTTGACAGGAGAGAATTGGGAATCATCAACGTTGGCGGTGCAGGAAAAGTAACGGTAGACGGTGAAGTATATGAGCTTGCCAACAAAGAAGCTTTATATATTGGTAAAGGGGCAAAAGAAGTAATTTTTGAAAAATCGGGCGATGCACAACCTTATTTTTACATCAATTCAGCTCCGGCGCATCATACTTATCCTACAAAAAAGATCACGAAAAACGAAGCCGAAATCGTAGAATTAGGAGAGGAAAAATACGCCAATAAGCGTACGATCAACAAACTGATTGTAAATTCTGTGCTCGAAACATGTCAGCTTCAAATGGGAATGACGGAGCTTCATCCCGGAAGTGTTTGGAATACAATGCCATCGCATACCCACACAAGAAGAATGGAAGCGTATTTCTATTTTGATTTGGAAGAAGGGCAGACGATCAGTCATTTCTTGGGGCAGCCTCAGGAAACGCGTCATATTTTTATGCAAAACCGTCAAGCGGTGCTGTCTCCGGAATGGTCAATCCACTCAGGAGTCGGGACTTCCAATTATACTTTTATCTGGGGTATGGCCGGAGAAAATATGGACTACGGCGATATGGACGGGATCAAAACTAACGAACTAAAGTAA